One window from the genome of Sesamum indicum cultivar Zhongzhi No. 13 linkage group LG15, S_indicum_v1.0, whole genome shotgun sequence encodes:
- the LOC105178161 gene encoding pentatricopeptide repeat-containing protein At5g18475 produces MNTMKLASSKSRELLSINSLPSSIQFISPLQHLKATLSGADNPTETTATLREFPRKSKYISHESAINLMRREKNPEHALEIFYKVSNQKGFHHNNSTYAIILHKLAQCKKYQSLDAVLHQMTYETCKFHEGIFLNLMKHFSKSSMHEKVLEMFSSILPIVRSKPSLKAISTCLNLLVDANQIDLARIFLVSIRKDFHLEPNTCIFNILVKYHCKKGDLESAFEVVKEMEKSNMSCPNLITYSTLIDGLCGSGRLEEAIDLFEEMVSKHQILPDALTYNVLINGFCRGGKPDRARKIMDFMKKNGCNPNVFNYSSLMNGFCKDGRLEEAKEIFDEMKGAGLRPDTVIYTTLINSLCRGGRTDEAIELLKEMKEKECRADEVTFNVILGGLCREYRYYEALNMLEKLPNDGVYLNKASYRIVLNFLCREGELGKAVELLILMMHRGFLPHFGTSNELLVSLCKAGKVNDAATLLFGLVEMGFKPEPLTWSMLIDSICRERKLLPAFQLLDKLLMENL; encoded by the coding sequence ATGAACACGATGAAACTAGCTTCCAGTAAGAGTCGAGAGTTGTTATCTATAAATTCATTGCCATCCTCAATTCAGTTCATCTCTCCGCTCCAACATCTCAAGGCCACTCTATCTGGAGCAGATAATCCTACTGAAACTACAGCTACTCTCAGAGAATTCCCCAGGAAAAGCAAATATATTTCTCACGAGTCTGCCATCAACTTGATGAGACGTGAGAAAAATCCAGAACATgctttagaaattttttataaagtgtCAAACCAAAAGGGTTTTCATCATAATAACTCCACTTATGCTATAATTCTTCATAAGCTTGCTCAATGCAAGAAATATCAGTCTCTTGATGCTGTTCTTCATCAGATGACCTACGAGACCTGCAAATTCCATGAAGGTATATTCCTTAATCTCATGAAGCATTTCTCAAAATCATCTATGCATGAGAAGGTGCTTGAAATGTTTTCCTCTATTCTACCAATTGTACGTTCAAAGCCCTCCCTGAAAGCCATTAGTACATGTCTTAATCTTCTGGTTGATGCAAATCAAATTGATTTAGCAAGGATTTTCCTCGTGAGTATCCGTAAGGACTTTCATTTGGAGCCCAATACATgcatttttaacattttggTCAAATATCATTGTAAGAAAGGAGATCTGGAATCTGCTTTTGAAGTAGTGAAAGAGATGGAGAAGTCTAACATGTCTTGCCCGAACTTGATCACCTACTCAACGCTGATAGATGGTCTTTGTGGAAGTGGCAGATTAGAAGAAGCCATTGATCTGTTTGAGGAAATGGTCTCGAAGCATCAGATACTGCCTGATGCCTTGACTTACAATGTCTTAATCAATGGATTTTGTCGTGGAGGGAAACCTGATAGAGCCAGGAAAATAATGgattttatgaagaaaaatggatgCAATCCCAATGTGTTCAATTACTCGTCCTTAATGAATGGGTTCTGTAAGGATGGAAGACTTGAGGAAGCCAAGGAAATTTTTGACGAGATGAAAGGTGCTGGTCTGAGGCCTGATACTGTTATTTATACTACTTTAATTAACAGCTTGTGTAGAGGTGGCAGAACTGATGAAGCTATTGAACTGCTTAAAGagatgaaagaaaaggaatgcAGGGCAGATGAGGTTACATTTAATGTAATTCTTGGTGGATTGTGCAGAGAATACAGATATTATGAGGCTCTTAACATGCTTGAGAAACTACCCAATGATGGGGTTTATCTTAACAAGGCTAGTTATAGGATTGTGTTAAACTTTTTGTGCAGAGAAGGTGAACTGGGGAAGGCAGTGGAGTTGTTGATTCTGATGATGCATCGGGGGTTTTTGCCCCATTTTGGCACATCAAATGAGTTATTAGTTAGTCTTTGTAAAGCTGGAAAGGTAAATGATGCTGCTACACTGTTGTTTGGGTTGGTAGAGATGGGGTTTAAACCAGAGCCTCTGACTTGGAGTATGCTAATTGATTCAatttgtagagagagaaagctaTTGCCTGCATTTCAACTCCTTGATAAGCTACTTATGGAAAACTTGTGA